In a genomic window of Brassica rapa cultivar Chiifu-401-42 chromosome A10, CAAS_Brap_v3.01, whole genome shotgun sequence:
- the LOC103844842 gene encoding NDR1/HIN1-like protein 26: protein MSQISETSPKHCAKKGGININNRRKKLFFTFSTFFSGLLLIIFLIWLTLRPAKPEFSLTEADIYTLNLSSSATHLLNSSIQLTLFSKNPNKKVGIYYDKLLVYAAYRGQQITSEASLPPFYQSHEEINLLTSFLQGNELPVAQSFGYQIVRDRAAGKVIIGMKMDGKLRWKIGTFVSGAYRFNVNCVAIVAFGPNMTTDPLAPIQGTGCSTDI from the coding sequence ATGTCTCAAATCTCAGAAACTTCTCCAAAGCATTGTGCCAAGAAAGGAGGGATTAACATCAACAACCGTCGCAAGAAACTCTTCTTCACATTCTCAACTTTCTTCAGCGGCCTTctcctcatcatcttcctcatctGGCTCACCCTCCGCCCCGCAAAACCCGAGTTCTCCCTCACAGAAGCCGATATCTACACCCTCAATCTCTCCTCCTCCGCCACTCATCTCCTCAACTCCTCAATCCAGCTCACTCTCTTCTCCAAGAACCCTAACAAAAAAGTTGGAATCTACTACGACAAGCTACTCGTATACGCAGCATACAGAGGGCAACAAATAACATCAGAAGCTTCTCTACCACCTTTTTATCAATCCCACGAAGAAATCAATCTTTTGACGTCCTTTCTTCAAGGGAATGAGCTACCCGTTGCTCAGTCTTTTGGCTATCAAATCGTTCGTGATAGGGCAGCCGGTAAAGTAATCATCGGTATGAAGATGGATGGGAAGCTAAGGTGGAAGATTGGGACGTTTGTCTCTGGCGCATACCGCTTTAATGTGAACTGTGTTGCAATCGTTGCTTTTGGTCCTAACATGACCACTGATCCATTAGCTCCAATACAAGGGACTGGTTGCTCTACcgatatataa